A genomic window from Euzebya sp. includes:
- a CDS encoding ATP-binding protein has translation MDVWDIPAQRRAAEVLSGAVTRDDIGHAWAFVGPPDVGQTEVARAFAADANGALGDEVLTGRFLRGAHPAYREFTPVGAFHRKEDVRSLWLDAANQTIKEGRVKVLRIVAADRMNPEAANAFLKALEEPPPGTVWILDLADPAELPDTILSRCRVVTFAAWNAAQLSELAASLDLTGVDAQLAVRAAMGSPTVLRRLADPTALADYRAHREWLVRVRADGPGFALLASRALKDEIGRRVKAIEAEGDAQLEQLTELYGDQPPRPVLKDLEERYKRLARAEQTATVQQALDDVVGWCRDALVVGGGGGADAVRNVDALDALSEQAEAVSAGALLDICDAALHVRESIEVNVRWDLAVEAFILGAHARSLQP, from the coding sequence GTGGACGTGTGGGACATCCCGGCCCAACGCCGGGCAGCCGAGGTGCTGTCGGGCGCGGTCACGCGCGACGACATCGGCCACGCGTGGGCCTTCGTCGGCCCCCCAGACGTCGGCCAGACAGAGGTCGCCCGGGCCTTCGCCGCCGACGCGAACGGGGCGTTGGGCGACGAGGTCCTGACCGGTCGGTTCCTGCGCGGCGCCCACCCGGCGTACCGCGAGTTCACCCCCGTCGGGGCGTTCCACCGCAAGGAGGACGTCCGCTCGCTGTGGCTGGACGCGGCCAACCAGACGATCAAGGAGGGGCGGGTCAAGGTCCTCCGCATCGTCGCGGCGGACCGGATGAACCCCGAGGCCGCGAACGCGTTCCTCAAGGCGCTCGAGGAGCCGCCGCCCGGGACGGTGTGGATCCTCGACCTGGCCGATCCGGCCGAGCTGCCCGACACGATCCTGTCGCGCTGCCGCGTGGTGACCTTCGCGGCCTGGAACGCCGCGCAGCTGTCGGAGCTCGCGGCGTCCCTCGACCTGACCGGCGTCGACGCGCAGCTCGCGGTGCGCGCGGCGATGGGGTCGCCGACGGTCCTGCGGCGGCTGGCCGACCCGACGGCGCTGGCCGACTACCGGGCCCACCGGGAGTGGCTGGTGCGGGTCCGCGCCGACGGGCCGGGCTTCGCCCTGCTCGCGTCGCGGGCGCTGAAGGATGAGATCGGCCGTCGGGTGAAGGCGATCGAGGCGGAGGGGGACGCCCAGCTCGAGCAGCTCACCGAGCTCTACGGCGACCAGCCGCCCCGGCCGGTGCTGAAGGACCTCGAGGAGCGCTACAAGCGCCTCGCCCGCGCCGAGCAGACCGCCACCGTGCAGCAGGCCCTCGACGACGTCGTCGGCTGGTGCCGCGACGCCCTCGTCGTCGGTGGGGGAGGGGGCGCGGACGCCGTCCGGAACGTCGACGCCCTGGACGCGCTGTCCGAGCAGGCCGAGGCGGTGTCGGCGGGGGCGCTCCTCGACATCTGCGACGCCGCCCTCCACGTCCGGGAGTCGATCGAGGTCAACGTCCGCTGGGACCTGGCCGTCGAGGCGTTCATCCTCGGCGCCCACGCCCGGTCGCTGCAGCCCTAG
- the tmk gene encoding dTMP kinase, translating into MPSDPFYHAPGSDEPVRAMPSSRSAYVQLLRNRNFRYWFASSFTSSVGDWMGFVALTALMTQLNEDSSSALFAVGGLLMIRLLPSALFGPIAGVIADRYDRRKVLVFTDMSRAVVYLMIAFAGDVLAIFALTFIVECISLLFLSAKDASLPQVVEDDAHLTEANQLNLLCSYGTLPLGAVSTTVMIAAANGIGALLAIDADPLRLALVLNAISFVLSGMLLFKVDLPGEAERRQQRKDADEQPGVLQELREGLDFIRGFPLLRALISGIVGVFFGAGVVIGLGPVFVARDLGRPEADWSILLSVVGGGLVVGIAVLIPLLRRYTQELVFPIMLAVTGLLAVLTALSVNFGMALAIGALLGASAGVAVVQGYTLLQTHTEDVTRARTFSLFYVLTRISLFAALGIGPFVAGAIGRLSLGTATGMLTVTGVRVTVIVGGLIALYFGLRTRSAIASARRTGQQPMRLPPAPPQRTTDGLFISFEGVEGAGKSTQIRLLADQLGAEGRDVVVTREPGGADLAEQIRALVLDPQTVGMGDRTEALLIAAARADHVEHTIRPALEEGKVVLCDRFVDSSLAYQGYGRGLRVDEVHEVNRWAVAGVLPDVVVLLNLDPQEGLHRVSRRSGSGDGAGRRPGRADNLVSFPNADPNGFDRMEAEDLAFHKRVAKGYLDLARNDRDRFLIIDAHADTTSIHRQVRAALHRWLPMPIDTPIAGTPVDDGREADGFGDTAEG; encoded by the coding sequence ATGCCCAGCGACCCCTTCTACCACGCCCCCGGCTCCGACGAGCCGGTCCGAGCCATGCCGTCGTCCCGGTCGGCGTACGTGCAGCTGCTGCGCAACCGGAACTTCCGGTACTGGTTCGCGTCGTCGTTCACCTCGAGCGTGGGCGACTGGATGGGCTTCGTCGCGCTGACGGCGCTGATGACCCAGCTGAACGAGGACTCGTCGTCCGCGCTGTTCGCGGTCGGCGGCCTGCTGATGATCCGCCTGTTGCCGTCGGCGCTGTTCGGGCCGATCGCCGGCGTGATCGCCGACCGGTACGACCGGCGGAAGGTCCTGGTCTTCACCGACATGTCGCGGGCGGTCGTCTACCTGATGATCGCCTTCGCCGGTGACGTGCTGGCGATCTTCGCGCTGACGTTCATCGTCGAGTGCATCTCGCTGCTCTTCCTGTCGGCGAAGGACGCGTCGCTGCCCCAGGTCGTCGAGGACGACGCGCACCTGACCGAGGCCAACCAGCTCAACCTGCTGTGCAGCTACGGCACCCTCCCCCTGGGTGCGGTGTCGACCACGGTGATGATCGCGGCCGCCAACGGGATCGGCGCGCTGCTGGCGATCGACGCGGACCCGCTGCGCCTGGCCCTGGTCCTGAACGCGATCAGCTTCGTGCTGAGCGGGATGCTGCTGTTCAAGGTCGACCTGCCCGGCGAGGCCGAGCGGCGCCAGCAGCGCAAGGACGCCGACGAGCAGCCCGGCGTGCTGCAGGAGCTCCGCGAGGGCCTCGACTTCATCCGCGGCTTCCCGCTCCTGCGCGCACTGATCAGCGGCATCGTCGGCGTGTTCTTCGGCGCCGGCGTGGTCATCGGCCTCGGCCCGGTCTTCGTCGCCCGCGACCTCGGCCGCCCCGAGGCCGACTGGTCGATCCTCCTCAGCGTCGTCGGCGGCGGGCTCGTCGTCGGCATCGCGGTGCTGATCCCGCTCCTGCGGCGCTACACCCAGGAGCTGGTGTTCCCGATCATGCTGGCGGTGACGGGGCTGCTCGCCGTGCTCACCGCGCTCAGCGTCAACTTCGGCATGGCCCTGGCGATCGGCGCCCTGCTGGGGGCGTCGGCGGGCGTCGCGGTGGTGCAGGGCTACACGCTCCTGCAGACCCACACCGAGGACGTCACCAGGGCGCGCACGTTCAGCCTCTTCTACGTGCTGACCCGCATCAGCCTCTTCGCCGCGCTGGGCATCGGCCCGTTCGTCGCCGGCGCGATCGGTCGCCTGTCGCTGGGGACCGCCACCGGCATGCTGACCGTCACCGGCGTGCGGGTCACCGTCATCGTCGGCGGGCTGATCGCGCTGTACTTCGGCCTGCGGACCCGGTCGGCCATCGCGTCGGCGCGCCGGACCGGCCAGCAGCCCATGCGCCTGCCGCCGGCGCCGCCGCAGCGGACCACCGACGGCCTGTTCATCAGCTTCGAGGGCGTCGAGGGGGCGGGCAAGTCCACCCAGATCCGCTTGCTCGCCGACCAGCTCGGCGCTGAGGGCCGTGACGTGGTGGTGACCCGCGAGCCGGGTGGCGCGGACCTCGCCGAGCAGATCCGCGCGCTGGTGCTCGACCCGCAGACGGTCGGGATGGGGGACCGGACCGAGGCGCTGCTGATCGCCGCCGCCCGCGCGGACCACGTCGAGCACACGATCCGACCGGCGCTCGAGGAGGGGAAGGTCGTGCTCTGCGACCGGTTCGTCGACTCCTCGCTTGCCTACCAGGGCTACGGGCGTGGGCTGCGGGTCGACGAGGTGCACGAGGTCAACCGCTGGGCGGTCGCCGGCGTGCTGCCCGACGTGGTCGTGCTGCTCAACCTGGACCCGCAGGAGGGGTTGCACCGGGTGTCGCGCCGGTCCGGGTCGGGTGACGGCGCCGGCCGCCGACCGGGCCGGGCGGACAACCTCGTGAGCTTCCCGAACGCCGACCCCAACGGGTTCGACCGCATGGAGGCCGAGGACCTCGCGTTCCACAAGCGGGTCGCGAAGGGCTACCTCGATCTCGCGCGGAACGACCGCGACCGGTTCCTCATCATCGACGCGCACGCCGACACCACGAGCATCCACCGCCAGGTCCGTGCCGCCCTGCACCGCTGGCTGCCGATGCCGATCGACACCCCGATCGCCGGGACCCCGGTCGACGACGGTCGTGAGGCGGACGGGTTCGGCGACACCGCCGAGGGCTGA
- the topA gene encoding type I DNA topoisomerase: MPKSLVIVESPTKATKIGKILGSDYIVESSVGHIRDLPANAAEVPAEHKGKPWASMGVDTEHDFEPVYVVNPDKKKTVANLRKLVKQADELILATDKDREGEAIAWHLLEVLQPRVPVRRMVFGEITDAAIRHAIEHTIDLDERLVDAQEARRILDRLYGYELSPVLWKKINPGLSAGRVQSVATRIVVERERERMAFVPASYWDLSAELVKEGGSAFESSMTALDGARLASGRDFDQQGRLTSDGVARLDETRARAIAAGLEDATFTVSSVETKPYRRKPPAPFSTSTLQQEAGRKLRFSSSRTMQVAQRLYENGYITYMRTDSTMLSDSALTAARDQIRARYGDDYLPDSPRIYAKKSKNAQEAHEAVRPSGETFRTPDELRGELGSEERRLYELIWTRTIASQMTDAVGQTVSVRLEAPVGSQGGEDAGATAQFSASGRTITFPGFFRAYVEGSDDPEEALADRETFLPPMAEGDVLSAEEVTAEGHETKPPARYNEPKLVQKLEELGVGRPSTYASIISTIIGRGYVWKKSGALVPSFTAFAVVSLLERHFAHLVDYEFTAKMEDDLDEIAAGNFDRVPWLSRFYFGGPEGGTAVAGAGSGGPSGDGPAVVANPLGLKEMVTDRLDEIDAAAINSIPLGQDSSGTTIVARVGRYGPYLQRGEDTASLPDDIVPDELTPQRAEELLEAPNDDRLLGTDPETDQPVVARNGRFGPYVQLGDPADGKPEKTASLFSSMSLDTIELSDALRLLSLPREIGRHPEDGEPITVQNGRYGPYLKWGKETRSLGSESELFTVTLDDGLKLLAQDKKSARQRSNPVLRELGTDKVSEQPMSVRNGRFGAYVTDGEVNASLRKGDTVENLTDERASELLQMRRERMAAKGQTPKKSASRKKATKKKSAKKTSAKKASSARKRS; encoded by the coding sequence ATGCCCAAGTCCCTCGTCATCGTCGAGTCGCCCACCAAGGCGACGAAGATCGGCAAGATCCTGGGCTCTGACTACATCGTCGAGTCCTCAGTCGGTCACATCCGCGACCTCCCGGCCAACGCCGCGGAGGTCCCTGCCGAGCACAAGGGCAAGCCCTGGGCCTCGATGGGTGTGGACACCGAGCACGACTTCGAACCCGTCTACGTCGTCAACCCCGACAAGAAGAAGACGGTCGCGAACCTGCGGAAGCTGGTGAAGCAGGCCGACGAGCTGATCCTCGCGACGGACAAGGACCGCGAGGGCGAGGCCATCGCCTGGCACCTGCTCGAGGTCCTCCAACCGCGCGTCCCCGTCCGGCGGATGGTGTTCGGCGAGATCACCGACGCGGCGATCCGCCACGCGATCGAGCACACCATCGACCTCGACGAGCGCCTGGTCGACGCGCAGGAGGCCCGGCGGATCCTCGACCGGCTCTACGGCTACGAGCTGTCCCCGGTCCTGTGGAAGAAGATCAACCCGGGTCTGTCGGCCGGGCGGGTCCAGTCGGTCGCCACCCGCATCGTCGTGGAGCGGGAGCGCGAGCGCATGGCGTTCGTGCCGGCCAGCTACTGGGACCTGTCGGCGGAGTTGGTGAAGGAGGGTGGGAGCGCCTTCGAGTCCTCCATGACCGCTCTCGACGGGGCGCGGCTCGCGTCCGGACGGGACTTCGACCAGCAGGGACGGCTCACGTCCGACGGCGTCGCCCGCCTGGACGAGACGCGGGCACGCGCGATCGCGGCGGGCCTCGAGGACGCGACGTTCACGGTCAGCTCCGTCGAGACCAAGCCGTACCGGCGCAAGCCGCCGGCGCCGTTCTCCACCTCCACGCTCCAGCAGGAGGCGGGGCGGAAGCTGCGCTTTAGCTCGAGCCGGACCATGCAGGTCGCCCAGCGGCTGTACGAGAACGGCTACATCACCTACATGCGCACCGACTCGACGATGCTGTCGGACTCGGCGCTCACCGCGGCGCGGGACCAGATCCGCGCCCGCTACGGCGACGACTACCTGCCGGACAGCCCGCGGATCTACGCGAAGAAGTCGAAGAACGCCCAGGAGGCGCACGAGGCCGTCCGCCCCTCCGGCGAGACGTTCCGCACGCCCGACGAGCTCCGCGGCGAGCTGGGCAGCGAGGAGCGGCGGCTCTACGAGCTGATCTGGACCCGCACGATCGCGAGCCAGATGACCGACGCGGTCGGCCAGACCGTCAGCGTCCGACTGGAGGCGCCGGTCGGCTCCCAGGGCGGCGAGGACGCCGGCGCGACCGCGCAGTTCAGCGCGAGCGGCCGGACCATCACCTTCCCCGGGTTCTTCCGCGCCTACGTCGAGGGGTCCGACGACCCCGAGGAGGCCCTGGCCGACCGCGAGACGTTCCTGCCGCCGATGGCCGAGGGCGACGTCCTGTCGGCCGAGGAGGTCACCGCGGAGGGGCACGAGACCAAGCCGCCGGCGCGGTACAACGAGCCCAAGCTGGTGCAGAAGCTCGAGGAGCTCGGCGTCGGGCGGCCCTCCACCTACGCCTCGATCATCTCCACGATCATCGGCCGCGGCTACGTGTGGAAGAAGTCCGGCGCGCTCGTGCCGTCGTTCACCGCCTTCGCGGTCGTGTCGCTGCTCGAGCGCCACTTCGCGCACCTCGTCGACTACGAGTTCACCGCGAAGATGGAGGACGACCTCGACGAGATCGCCGCGGGCAACTTCGACCGGGTCCCGTGGCTCAGCCGGTTCTACTTCGGCGGCCCCGAGGGCGGGACCGCGGTCGCGGGCGCCGGGTCGGGCGGCCCCTCGGGTGACGGGCCGGCCGTGGTCGCCAACCCCCTCGGGCTGAAGGAGATGGTGACCGACCGCCTCGACGAGATCGACGCGGCGGCGATCAACTCCATCCCGCTCGGCCAGGACTCGTCCGGCACGACGATCGTCGCCCGCGTCGGGCGCTACGGGCCGTACCTGCAGCGGGGCGAGGACACCGCGTCCCTCCCCGACGACATCGTCCCGGACGAGCTGACGCCGCAGCGCGCGGAGGAGCTCCTCGAGGCGCCGAACGACGACCGGCTGCTCGGCACCGACCCCGAGACCGACCAGCCCGTCGTGGCCCGCAACGGCCGCTTCGGCCCCTACGTGCAGCTGGGCGACCCGGCGGACGGCAAGCCGGAGAAGACCGCCTCGCTGTTCAGCTCCATGTCCCTCGACACGATCGAGCTGTCCGACGCCCTCCGCCTGCTCAGCCTGCCGCGCGAGATCGGGCGGCACCCCGAGGACGGCGAGCCCATCACGGTGCAGAACGGCCGGTACGGCCCGTACCTCAAGTGGGGCAAGGAGACGCGCAGCCTGGGCAGCGAGTCCGAGCTGTTCACCGTGACCCTCGACGACGGGCTGAAGCTGCTCGCCCAGGACAAGAAGAGCGCCCGCCAGCGGTCCAACCCCGTCCTGCGCGAGCTCGGCACCGACAAGGTCTCCGAGCAACCGATGTCGGTCCGCAACGGCCGCTTCGGCGCGTACGTGACCGATGGTGAGGTGAACGCCAGCCTCCGCAAGGGCGACACGGTCGAGAACCTGACCGACGAGCGCGCCAGCGAGCTGCTGCAGATGCGCCGCGAGCGGATGGCAGCCAAGGGCCAGACGCCGAAGAAGAGCGCGTCGCGGAAGAAGGCGACCAAGAAGAAGAGCGCCAAGAAGACGAGCGCGAAGAAGGCGTCCAGCGCCCGCAAGCGCAGCTGA
- a CDS encoding HD domain-containing protein, whose product MTEFRYRRRADREAEEARSLSPAATRSASSAGRRDPEPDDPYRTCFERDRDRITHSKAFRRLKHKTQVFMNPTGDHTVTRLTHTLQVAQVARSIAAALALNEPLAEAVALGHDVGHTPFGHTGEDALAAFFPHGWVHSAQSVRIYDVLEPLNLCAETRDGILRHPWKVDPAPATPEAGCVRFADRIAYLTHDVLDALRADLLTPADLPASVTAALGAPGSSWIGQFIDAVVDHTVATGRLGMDDALLPVMHELRAFMFDRVYLGPEQLSHTRAATRVVTELVEYLLDHPEHLPDTYADPDADLLTRVADYVSGMTDRYALALHDRWFRPRLFEVPPLDPVV is encoded by the coding sequence ATGACGGAGTTCAGGTACCGGCGCCGCGCCGACCGCGAGGCGGAGGAGGCACGATCCCTCTCGCCCGCCGCCACGCGGTCCGCGTCGTCCGCGGGACGGCGGGACCCCGAACCGGACGACCCGTACCGGACCTGCTTCGAGCGCGACCGCGACCGGATCACCCACTCGAAGGCGTTCCGGCGGCTCAAGCACAAGACGCAGGTCTTCATGAACCCGACCGGCGACCACACGGTCACCCGGCTGACCCACACCCTCCAGGTCGCCCAGGTCGCCCGGTCCATCGCCGCGGCCCTGGCGCTCAACGAGCCGCTGGCGGAGGCGGTCGCGCTCGGCCACGACGTCGGCCACACCCCCTTCGGGCACACCGGCGAGGATGCGCTCGCGGCCTTCTTCCCCCACGGCTGGGTCCACTCGGCGCAGTCGGTGCGGATCTACGACGTCCTCGAACCCCTCAACCTGTGCGCCGAGACCCGTGACGGGATCCTGCGCCACCCCTGGAAGGTCGACCCCGCCCCGGCCACGCCCGAGGCCGGGTGCGTGCGCTTCGCCGACCGCATCGCCTACCTGACCCACGACGTGCTCGATGCCCTCCGGGCGGACCTGCTGACGCCGGCGGACCTGCCGGCGTCGGTGACCGCGGCGCTCGGCGCGCCGGGCAGCAGCTGGATCGGGCAGTTCATCGACGCGGTCGTGGACCACACCGTCGCGACGGGCCGCCTGGGCATGGACGACGCGCTCCTGCCGGTGATGCACGAGCTTCGCGCGTTCATGTTCGACCGCGTCTACCTGGGGCCGGAGCAGCTGAGCCACACCCGGGCGGCCACGCGGGTCGTCACCGAGCTCGTCGAGTACCTCCTCGACCACCCCGAGCACCTCCCCGACACCTACGCCGACCCCGACGCCGACCTGCTGACCAGGGTCGCCGACTACGTATCGGGTATGACTGACCGGTACGCGCTGGCGCTGCACGACCGCTGGTTCCGCCCGCGCCTGTTCGAGGTCCCGCCGCTCGATCCCGTGGTCTGA
- a CDS encoding sodium-translocating pyrophosphatase, protein MPYVAALAAIAGLGLAFYFNMVVNRADPGTEVMRELAAAIREGAQAFLRREYRWVAVFVAIMTVLIMIVLPYGAPWGAVAYLMGAVFSALAGVVGMQIATAANVRTANAARDGAAKALPLAFKGGAVMGFTVAGLGLLGISLCYILFVDVLAVDDAFSIVAAFGLGASSIALFARIGGGIYTKAADGGADLGGKVEAGLPEDDPRHPATIADNVGDNVGDVAGMGADLFESYAGSIVAPIVLAALLFGGFATGQEGAIVEVGDNALLQSSFLFPLLVAAVGMIASIVGALLVRGRPGRSLSSQLHFGTNLAMVITGAVSLAAGAWIFADVPEVENGLLLGLVIVIGLVAGYAIGFTSEYYTSDHYTPVKKLAGQSETGPATVIIGGIADGMLSTVASVVLIVAAIGASFWLGDLAFTDELATNGGLYAAALAAIGMLATTGAVVAVDAYGPISDNAGGIAEMAHLPPEVREVTDGLDALGNTTAAVAKGFAIGSAALTALALFRSYTAAVSPPGETLVIDLTSVPVVIGLFIGSMATFAFAALTMKSVGRAAQAMIVEVRRQFAEIPGLREGREGVKPDSARCVAISTDASLKEMVIPGALAVVLPLVIGFFSVEALGGLLAGALATGFMLAIFMANAGGAWDNAKKYIEAGNFGGKGSENHKAAVTGDTVGDPFKDTSGPAMNILIKVMTIVSLVFAPAFI, encoded by the coding sequence ATCCCCTACGTCGCTGCGCTCGCAGCGATCGCCGGCCTCGGGCTGGCCTTCTACTTCAACATGGTGGTGAACCGGGCCGACCCCGGCACGGAGGTCATGCGGGAGCTGGCCGCCGCCATCCGCGAGGGCGCCCAGGCGTTCCTCCGCCGCGAGTACCGCTGGGTGGCGGTGTTCGTCGCGATCATGACCGTCCTGATCATGATCGTGCTGCCCTACGGCGCCCCCTGGGGTGCCGTGGCCTACCTGATGGGGGCGGTCTTCAGCGCGCTCGCCGGCGTGGTGGGCATGCAGATCGCCACGGCGGCGAACGTCCGCACCGCGAACGCCGCGCGGGACGGCGCCGCCAAGGCGCTGCCCCTCGCCTTCAAGGGCGGCGCGGTCATGGGCTTCACGGTCGCCGGCCTCGGCCTGCTCGGCATCAGCCTCTGCTACATCCTGTTCGTCGACGTCCTGGCGGTCGACGATGCGTTCAGCATCGTCGCGGCGTTCGGCCTCGGCGCCTCGTCGATCGCGCTGTTCGCCCGCATCGGCGGCGGCATCTACACCAAGGCCGCCGACGGCGGCGCCGACCTGGGCGGCAAGGTCGAGGCGGGCCTCCCCGAGGACGACCCGCGCCACCCCGCCACGATCGCCGACAACGTCGGCGACAACGTGGGTGACGTGGCCGGCATGGGCGCGGACCTGTTCGAGTCCTACGCCGGATCGATCGTGGCCCCGATCGTCCTCGCCGCGCTGCTGTTCGGCGGGTTCGCGACCGGGCAGGAGGGCGCCATCGTGGAGGTCGGGGACAACGCCCTGCTGCAGTCCTCCTTCCTCTTCCCCCTGCTCGTCGCCGCCGTCGGCATGATCGCGTCGATCGTCGGCGCGCTGCTGGTCCGCGGTCGGCCGGGCCGCTCGCTGTCGTCCCAGCTCCACTTCGGGACCAACCTGGCCATGGTCATCACCGGCGCGGTGTCCCTCGCCGCGGGCGCGTGGATCTTCGCCGACGTCCCGGAGGTGGAGAACGGCCTGCTCCTCGGCCTCGTCATCGTGATCGGGCTGGTCGCCGGGTACGCGATCGGCTTCACGTCGGAGTACTACACCTCCGACCACTACACCCCCGTCAAGAAGCTCGCCGGCCAGTCCGAGACCGGGCCGGCCACGGTGATCATCGGCGGCATCGCCGACGGCATGCTGTCGACCGTCGCCTCGGTCGTGCTGATCGTCGCCGCGATCGGCGCCTCCTTCTGGCTGGGCGACCTGGCCTTCACCGACGAGCTCGCCACCAACGGCGGCCTGTACGCGGCGGCGCTCGCGGCGATCGGCATGCTGGCCACCACCGGCGCCGTGGTCGCCGTCGACGCCTACGGGCCGATCAGCGACAACGCCGGCGGCATCGCCGAGATGGCCCACCTCCCGCCGGAGGTCCGCGAGGTCACCGACGGCCTCGACGCGCTCGGCAACACCACCGCCGCGGTCGCGAAGGGCTTCGCGATCGGCTCCGCCGCGCTGACCGCGCTGGCGCTGTTCCGCTCCTACACCGCGGCGGTCTCACCCCCCGGTGAGACCCTCGTCATCGACCTGACGAGCGTCCCGGTCGTCATCGGCCTGTTCATCGGTTCGATGGCCACGTTCGCCTTCGCCGCGCTGACGATGAAGTCCGTCGGTCGCGCCGCCCAGGCGATGATCGTCGAGGTCCGCCGGCAGTTCGCCGAGATCCCGGGCCTGCGCGAGGGCCGGGAGGGCGTGAAGCCCGACTCGGCGCGCTGCGTGGCGATCTCGACCGACGCGTCGCTGAAGGAGATGGTGATCCCCGGCGCCCTGGCCGTCGTCCTCCCCCTCGTCATCGGGTTCTTCTCCGTCGAGGCGCTCGGCGGCCTGCTGGCCGGCGCCCTCGCCACCGGCTTCATGCTGGCCATCTTCATGGCCAACGCCGGCGGCGCGTGGGACAACGCGAAGAAGTACATCGAGGCCGGCAACTTCGGCGGCAAGGGCTCGGAGAACCACAAGGCGGCCGTCACCGGCGACACCGTCGGCGACCCGTTCAAGGACACCTCCGGTCCCGCGATGAACATCCTCATCAAGGTCATGACCATCGTCAGCCTGGTGTTCGCCCCGGCCTTCATCTAG